The sequence GGGGCGGCGGACGGGGAGCCCGCGTCCTTCGTCGTCGGCAGCTGGGGCCCGTAGTCGACGGTCTGGTCCTGCTCGGGCGGCGCGAGCTGGAAGGTCTGGCCCCACTCCGCGAGTTCCACCCGCCCGGCGCCGCCGGCGCGTTCCATCAGCAGCGGGTACGGGGTCCCCTCCAGGGACACCGAGAGCTTGCCGCCCTTGCCCGCGTCCGCCGTGACCTGGACGGCGCGGGTGTGCCCGACCTCGGTGTAGGCGCCCTTCGCCAGTTTGCCGTCGAGGCCCAGCAGCCCGTCCAGCAGGACGTCCATGTCGGTGAAGCCGCGGAACTGCTTGTACGAGGGGTCGGCCTCGGGCACCTTCACGTACTTGTCGCCGAGTTTGCCGGCCGATTCGGACTGCCCCCAGAAGGCGGCGCTGGCCTTCAGGTACAGCTGCTCCCCCACCCGCAGCAGCTGGAAGGTGTCGTCCTGCGACTTCACCTCTCCGGAGCCGCCGTCGGACTTCAGGCGCATGTCGAGGGTGAAGGTCTTGCCGCCGCTGACGAGCGTGCCGGACAGGTGGACGGAGTCGGCCTCCGTGGCGGCCGCCTTGGCCTTCGCCTCGATCTTGTCGGCGGAGAGCTTGCCGACCCCGTTCGTCCCCTCGTCGGGGTCCTTCCCCCCGCAGCCGGTGCCGGTGACGGCCAGGCCCGCGCACAACGCGCCGATGAAGGCGGCCCGGCGCATCCGCATGGCGGGGAGGTAGGCGGTCACGGGCGGATGCCTCTCGTCGTTCGGCTGGGGGCAGCAGGCAGCGTACCCGCCCGTACGCCGAGGGCCGTCAGCCCCCCGGAGGGACCCCGCGCGGACCGCCCCACCAGGACGCCTTCGCCCGGCACGGGCTAGCCTGAGGCACGGCAGGACTGTCGATTGACGCTCTAGGAGGCGCTCGGATGGCTGCAGGCGCCCCGCGGATCTTCGTCTCGCATCTGTCGGGTGTGCCCGTTTTCGACCCCAACGGCGACCAGGTGGGCCGGGTCCGCGACCTCGTCGCGATGCTGCGCGTGGGCGGGCGCCCGCCGCGGCTGCTGGGCCTGGTGGTCGAGGTGGTCAGCCGGCGCCGGATCTTCCTGCCGATGACCCGGGTCACGGGAGTGGAATCCGGGCAGGTCATCACGACCGGCGTCGTCAACATGCGCCGCTTCGAACAGCGCCCCACCGAGCGGCTGGTCCTCGGCGAACTGCTGGACCGGCGGGTGAAGCTCATCGCGGACGGCGAGGAGGTCACCGTCCTGGACGTGGCCATCCAGCAGCTGCCGGCCCGCCGGGACTGGGAGATCGACCGGATCTTCGTGCGGAAGGGCAAGTCGGGAGCGCTGCGCCGGCGCGGCGAGACCCTGACCGTCGAGTGGTCGGCGGTGACCGGTTTCTCCCTGGAGGAGCACGGGCAGGGCGCCGAGAACCTGGTGGCCACCTTCGAGCAGATGCGCCCGGCCGACGTGGCGAACGTCCTGCACCACCTGACGCCCAAGCGGCGCGCCGAGGTGGCCAGCGCCCTCGACGACGACCGGCTCGCGGACGTCATGGAGGAGCTGCCGGAGGACGAGCAGGTGGAGATCCTCGGCAAGCTGAAGGAGGAGCGCGCCGCCGACGTCCTGGAGGCGATGGACCCGGACGACGCGGCCGACCTGCTCTCGGAGCTCCCGGAGGACGACAAGGAGCGGCTGCTGACGCTGATGCAGCCGGACGACGCCGCCGACGTGCGCCGCCTCCTGTCGTACGAGGAGAACACCGCGGGCGGCCTGATGACCACCGAGCCGATCGTGCTGCGGCCGGACGCGACGGTCGCGGACGCGCTGGCCCGCGTACGGCAGGCGGACCTGTCGCCGGCGCTGGCGGCGCAGGTGTACGTGTGCCGGCCGCCGGACGAGACCCCGACGGGCAAGTACCTGGGCACGGTGCACTTCCAGCGGCTGCTGCGGGACCCGCCGTTCACGCTGGTCAGCTCGATCGTGGACACGGACCTGCCGCCACTGCGGCCGGACGCCTCGCTGCCCGCGGTGACCACGCACCTCGCCGCGTACAACATGGTGGCGGTGCCGGTGGTCGACGAGAGCGGTTCGCTGCTGGGCGCGGTCACCGTGGACGACGTACTGGACCACCTGCTGCCGGACGACTGGCGGGAGACGGAGTTCCATTCCGAGGAGGCCGTGGGTGGGCACTGACCGAGGGCGCTTCGACCGGGGGCGCGGCGAGCAGGCGCGCGAGCGGCGGCGCGAGCAGATCCGGGAGCGGCGCGAGCAGGCCCGGATGCAGGCGCGTGAGCACGGGCTGGCGACGGAAGCAGCGGAACGTTCCGCCGAGCGGGCGGGAAGGCCCGCCCAGAGCACCGGGTCGAGCGCCCTGACGCGCTCGCGGGTCCGCCTGGACCTGCCGCGCGCGCCGCGCCGGTCGCTGCTGCCCGAGTACGACCCGGAGGCCTTCGGGCGCCTCTCGGAGCGGGTGGCGCGGTTCCTCGGCACGGGCCGGTTCATCGTCTGGATGACCCTGGTCATCATCGTCTGGGTGCTGTGGAACATCTTCGCGCCGGGTCACCTGAGGTGGGACGAGTACCCGTTCATCTTCCTGACGCTGATGCTGTCGCTGCAGGCCTCGTACGCCGCCCCGCTGATCCTGCTCGCGCAGAACCGGCAGGACGACCGGGACCGGGTCAACCTGGAGCAGGACCGCAAGCAGAACGAGCGCTCCATCGCCGACACCGAGTATCTGACCCGGGAGATCGCGGCGCTGCGGATGGGCCTGGGCGAGGTCGCCACGCGCGACTGGATCAGGTCGGAGTTCCAGGATCTGATCAAGGAGATGGACGAGCGTCGTCTATTCCCGCTCGAGAGTGACGAAGGCGACCGCTAGCGGCCTTCCCCGCGGCATGCTACCGAGCCGTACCATCGGGGCATGGCTACCGACACATCCCCCGCCGACGCCGCCGCCGTCCCCGAGCAGGACGCGATCCTCGACGCGCTGGCGACGGTGAACGACCCCGAGATCCACCGTCCGATCACCGAGCTCGGCATGGTGAAATCGGTGGAGATCGGCGACGGCGGCGCGGTCGCCGTCACGGTCTACCTCACCGTGTCGGGCTGTCCCATGCGCGAGACGATCACCAAGAACGTCACCGAGGCCGTGGAGCGGGTCGCCGGCGTCACCTCGGTCGCCGTCACCCTCGACGTGATGAGCGACGAGCAGCGCAAGGACCTGGCGGCCACCCTGCGCGGCGGCACCGCCGAGCGCGAGGTCCCCTTCGCCAAGCCGGGCTCGCTGACCCGCGTCTACGCGGTCGCCTCCGGCAAGGGCGGCGTCGGCAAGTCCTCCGTCACCGTCAACCTGGCCGCGGCGATGGCGGCCGACGGCCTGAAGGTCGGCGTGGTGGACGCGGACATCTACGGCCACAGCGTGCCGCGCATGCTGGGCGTCGAGGGCCGCCCGACCCAGGTCGAGAACATGATCATGCCGCCGTCCTCGCACGGCGTGAAGGTCATCTCCATCGGCATGTTCACCCCCGGCAACGCGCCGGTGGTGTGGCGCGGGCCGATGCTGCACCGCGCGCTCCAGCAGTTCCTGGCCGACGTGTTCTGGGGCGACCTGGACGTGCTGCTGCTGGACCTGCCGCCGGGCACCGGTGACATCGCGATCTCGGTGGCGCAGCTGGTGCCGAATGCCGAGATCCTGGTCGTGACCACCCCGCAGCAGGCCGCGGCCGAGGTCGCCGAGCGGGCCGGGTCGATCGCCGTGCAGACCCACCAGAAGATCGTCGGCGTCGTCGAGAACATGTCGGGCCTGCCGTGCCCGCACTGCGACGAGATGGTGGACGTCTTCGGCTCGGGCGGCGGCCAGAAGGTCGCCGACGGGCTGACCAAGACGGTCGGCGCGAGCGTGCCGGTGCTGGGCTCGATCCCGATCGACGTCCGGCTGCGCGAGGGCGGCGACGACGGCACGCCCGTGGTCCTGTCCGACCCGGACTCCCCCGCGGGCGCGGCCCTGCGGGCCATCGCGGGCAAGCTGGGCGGCCGCGCGCGCGGCCTGTCGGGCATGTCCCTGGGCATCACCCCGCGCAACAAGTTCTGATCCGCCGTCACGCGAAGGGCGCCGCTCGACGAGCGGCGCCCTTCGCGTGTCCCGGCCGCTCCGCTACGCGTAGGCCGCCAGGTCCCCGATGACCGAGAAGCCGAGGCCGTAGGCGCTCATGCCGCGCCCGTACGCGCCCAGGTGGACCCCGCTGCCGGTCGAACCGGCGAGCACCCAGCCGAACTCCGACTCGCGGTAGTGGAAGGGCGTGGGCTGCCCGTCGACGGGCAGCGACAGCGTCGACCAGTCCTCGCCGCCGAGGTCGTCCGCGAGCTCCCACGCGGCCTCGGTCTGCTGATCGAGCCAGTCGCTGCGCAGGGAGTGGTCCATCTGCCCGGGCCAGCTGTAGGCCAGCAGCCCGGAGCCGGCCAGCCAGGCCGCCGAGGAGACCGAGGTGGCCTCCAGGACGCCGGTGCCGTCGCCGCTGCGGCGCAGCGGGTTGCTCGCCACGGTGACGACCACGGCGAACCGCTCCTTCTCACCGGTGGCGATCTCGCCGCGGGCGGAGGGCTCGTCCCCGTGTCCGGTGGAGCCGTGCTCCACGGTGCCGTCGGCGCCGAGGCCGACCTGCATGAGCCAGCGGGGGCCGGTGAAGGCCCCGTCCAGCCCGTACCAGGGGAAATCGGCCCTCAGGTACCCCTCGACCGTCCGGCGGGCCACCGGGACGGGAGCGGCGGCTTCCTGGGGCTGCGCCTCGGCCTGCGCGGCGTTCTGCGTACCGGTCTGCGCGCCGCTCTGCTCGGCGCTCTGCGGTTCCTCCGCAGGTGCGGCGGCGGGGGCTTCCGCGGGTTGCACCCCTACCCGGCTACTGCTCGTCGTCTCCATCTGGCCTCTCGTTCCGTGGGGTCCGAAGCGGCCCTCCCCCACGCTTCACTGGGGGGACCCCCGCCCTCGGGCGTCCTGGATCCGGACTCATGGAGGATAGCCATCCGACCCGGGATCGCCGGGCAGGCTGCGTGGTGCGGCTCAGGTGGCGTCGGCGTCGAAGCGGGCGCGCTGGTCCGCGGCGGGGGCGGCGGGCTTCTTCACGAGGTCCGGGCCGGCGGCGGGCGCGCCGCCGGCGGCTGCGGAGGCCGTCACGGGGTCGGTCTCCTTGCTGTTCACGGCGTCGGTGACGTCGTTCAGCTCCTTGCGGAGATCGAAGCTGCCGCGGATCTCCTTGAGGTCCTCGTTCTCGCTCAGCTGCTTGCGGATGAAGGTCTTCGGGTTCAGGTCCTCGAACTCGAAATCCTTGAATTCCGGGCCGAGTTCGGAGCGGATGTCCTGTTTGGCACTGTCGGAGAACGCCCGGATCTTCCGGATCACGCCCGTGACGTCCTGAATGACCTTGGGCAGCTTTTCCGGACCGAAGATGAGAATGGCGAGCACCACGATCGTGACCAGTTCGAGTGCGCCTATGTCGTTGAACACCTTGCCGCTCCTCGGCTCTCTTCACTTCGGGCCCGGACACACGGTACCCGGCCCGCCCGGCGGGCCCATACCTGTGTACGGACCCGGCAGCGGTTTCACCCGCACGTCATGGAGTGCTCATGAGCCGTTCGCCGACCCGAGGACCACCTCCAGCGTGCGTTCCCTGCCCTCGCGGAGCACGGTCAGGGTCAGCGGATCGCCCGGGCGGTGGGCCCGGATCTTGATGATCAGCTCGTCGCCGCCGCGCACCCGCTGGCCGTCCACCTTGGTGATCACGTCGCCGGCCTTGATGCCCGCGCGGGCGCCCGGCCCGTCCGCGACCACGGAGGGCTTGCCGTCCTCGCCCTTGTCGCCGACCTTGGCCCCGTCGCCCGTGTACTCCATGTCGAGGGTGACGCCGATCACGGGGTGGGTGGCGCGGCCGGTGCGGATGAGCTCCTCGGCGACGCGCTTGCCCTGGTTGATGGGGATGGCGAAGCCCAGCCCGATGCTGCCGCCCTGGCGGGTGGGGTCGCCCTTGTCGGCCCCGCGGATCGCGCTGTTGATGCCGACCACCCGGGCCGCGGCGTCCAGGAGCGGGCCGCCGGAGTTGCCGGGGTTGATCGGGGCGTCGGTCTGCAGGGCGTCGACGTAGCTGATGTCGCTGCCGTCGCCCTTGTCGCCGCCCGCCGTGACGGGACGGCCGGTGGCGCTGATGATGCCCGCGGTGACGGTGTTGGACAGGTCGAAGGGCGCGCCGATGGCCACCACCGGGTCGCCTACCTTCACGTTCTCGGAATTGCCGAGGCTCAGCGGCTGGAGTCCGCGCACCCCGCTGACCTTGACCACGGCCAGGTCGTAGCCGGAGTCCCGGCCCACCAGCTCGGCGGTGACGCTCTCGCCGGTGCTGAAGGTGACCGCTATCTCCTTGGCGTCGCCGACGACGTGGTTGTTGGTCAGGATGTGGCCCTGCTGGTCGAGCACGAAGCCGGTGCCGGTGCCGCTGCCCGCGGTGCCCCGTACGTGCAGGGTCACCACGCCGGGCAGCGCCGTGGCCGCGATCCCGGCCACGCTCTCGGGCGCCCGGCCCTTGTCCGCGGCGGCCGCCTGGGGCAGCTCCAGGCGGGTGTTGCTCTGCCGCTCGGCCAGGACCCCGGCGTAGCCGCCGATCCCGCCGGCGAGCAGGGCCACGCCCGCGCTGAGGGACACCAGCTGCCACAGCCGGATCTGGCGCGGCTGCCCGCCCCGGTCCACGGCCTGGAAGGGCTGGTCGTCCCAGGGGTCGTAGCGCGGCTCCCGGGCGGCCGGCCCGTCCTCGTACGGGGCCTCGTACGGGTCCTGGTGCGGGTCCTGGTGCGGGTCCTGGTGCTGCCGCAGATCCCCGGCGGCCGGAGCAGGGCCTGGGGCCGGGTCGGCGGCCGGAGCCGCGTCAGGGGCCGGAGCCGCGTCAGCGGTCGCGTCAGGGGCCGGGGCCGCGCCCTGGGCGGCCTGGGCACCTTCCGGGCGCGGCGCGGGGACCCCGTCGTGGTGGGGGTCCGCCGGCCCCTCGGGCCGGCTCCACCAGGACGGAGCCGGA comes from Streptomyces sp. NBC_01408 and encodes:
- a CDS encoding CBS domain-containing protein; translated protein: MAAGAPRIFVSHLSGVPVFDPNGDQVGRVRDLVAMLRVGGRPPRLLGLVVEVVSRRRIFLPMTRVTGVESGQVITTGVVNMRRFEQRPTERLVLGELLDRRVKLIADGEEVTVLDVAIQQLPARRDWEIDRIFVRKGKSGALRRRGETLTVEWSAVTGFSLEEHGQGAENLVATFEQMRPADVANVLHHLTPKRRAEVASALDDDRLADVMEELPEDEQVEILGKLKEERAADVLEAMDPDDAADLLSELPEDDKERLLTLMQPDDAADVRRLLSYEENTAGGLMTTEPIVLRPDATVADALARVRQADLSPALAAQVYVCRPPDETPTGKYLGTVHFQRLLRDPPFTLVSSIVDTDLPPLRPDASLPAVTTHLAAYNMVAVPVVDESGSLLGAVTVDDVLDHLLPDDWRETEFHSEEAVGGH
- a CDS encoding DUF1003 domain-containing protein — encoded protein: MQAREHGLATEAAERSAERAGRPAQSTGSSALTRSRVRLDLPRAPRRSLLPEYDPEAFGRLSERVARFLGTGRFIVWMTLVIIVWVLWNIFAPGHLRWDEYPFIFLTLMLSLQASYAAPLILLAQNRQDDRDRVNLEQDRKQNERSIADTEYLTREIAALRMGLGEVATRDWIRSEFQDLIKEMDERRLFPLESDEGDR
- a CDS encoding Mrp/NBP35 family ATP-binding protein, which produces MATDTSPADAAAVPEQDAILDALATVNDPEIHRPITELGMVKSVEIGDGGAVAVTVYLTVSGCPMRETITKNVTEAVERVAGVTSVAVTLDVMSDEQRKDLAATLRGGTAEREVPFAKPGSLTRVYAVASGKGGVGKSSVTVNLAAAMAADGLKVGVVDADIYGHSVPRMLGVEGRPTQVENMIMPPSSHGVKVISIGMFTPGNAPVVWRGPMLHRALQQFLADVFWGDLDVLLLDLPPGTGDIAISVAQLVPNAEILVVTTPQQAAAEVAERAGSIAVQTHQKIVGVVENMSGLPCPHCDEMVDVFGSGGGQKVADGLTKTVGASVPVLGSIPIDVRLREGGDDGTPVVLSDPDSPAGAALRAIAGKLGGRARGLSGMSLGITPRNKF
- a CDS encoding sec-independent translocase; protein product: MFNDIGALELVTIVVLAILIFGPEKLPKVIQDVTGVIRKIRAFSDSAKQDIRSELGPEFKDFEFEDLNPKTFIRKQLSENEDLKEIRGSFDLRKELNDVTDAVNSKETDPVTASAAAGGAPAAGPDLVKKPAAPAADQRARFDADAT
- a CDS encoding S1C family serine protease — protein: MADRQQTDPAPSWWSRPEGPADPHHDGVPAPRPEGAQAAQGAAPAPDATADAAPAPDAAPAADPAPGPAPAAGDLRQHQDPHQDPHQDPYEAPYEDGPAAREPRYDPWDDQPFQAVDRGGQPRQIRLWQLVSLSAGVALLAGGIGGYAGVLAERQSNTRLELPQAAAADKGRAPESVAGIAATALPGVVTLHVRGTAGSGTGTGFVLDQQGHILTNNHVVGDAKEIAVTFSTGESVTAELVGRDSGYDLAVVKVSGVRGLQPLSLGNSENVKVGDPVVAIGAPFDLSNTVTAGIISATGRPVTAGGDKGDGSDISYVDALQTDAPINPGNSGGPLLDAAARVVGINSAIRGADKGDPTRQGGSIGLGFAIPINQGKRVAEELIRTGRATHPVIGVTLDMEYTGDGAKVGDKGEDGKPSVVADGPGARAGIKAGDVITKVDGQRVRGGDELIIKIRAHRPGDPLTLTVLREGRERTLEVVLGSANGS